The Acidithiobacillus ferrooxidans ATCC 23270 genomic interval TCATCATTCCCGCAAGGTGTTCGTCCAACAACGGGGTCAGCCCCCAGAGCATATGGGACGATTGCGCGGGATTCATGCTCATGGCGCTCCAGAACCAGATGCCACCCATCGCCATCATGGCCATTTCCATGATCCACACGTAAAGCGCCTTTTGCAAATGGTTACGCAGATTCGGCCACGATGGGAATACCTGAAGAGATTGCATCCAGACAATGATTCCTGAAACCAGATAAACGCCCGGCAGCAAGGCAAAAACCAACGGACTTTTTAAGCCCAGGGACATCTGATCGGACATGTCCCATATAACCAGTATCACGGCCAGAATGACTGCGGTAACGGAAGGGCGATGCATGAATCGCAACAGCTTCCAGAAGGCGCCGTTCGTTTTTTCATCAATCAGTTTAAAAGGAATTCCAAATACGATCAGTGGTGCCGCCAGTTCGAACTCTCCCATGAGTTTTAAGGTGTACAGCGTCATCGATTCAGGCACAAAGGCATTGAGCGGAGATTCCCAAAGAAACATCGTCATCAGGATTCCGGCAACAAATGTCCATACTT includes:
- a CDS encoding cytochrome c oxidase assembly protein encodes the protein MKQLQMGYMVWASSLMRRWKTALPISLAVIVLYASGYLLAGAPVGLTTLLLMNLNPIPWLGAIGVIAYYFLQYDRYMADRGSDANWSKWKVWTFVAGILMTMFLWESPLNAFVPESMTLYTLKLMGEFELAAPLIVFGIPFKLIDEKTNGAFWKLLRFMHRPSVTAVILAVILVIWDMSDQMSLGLKSPLVFALLPGVYLVSGIIVWMQSLQVFPSWPNLRNHLQKALYVWIMEMAMMAMGGIWFWSAMSMNPAQSSHMLWGLTPLLDEHLAGMMMTFLSLPTMCLVTWHFWQWMEGVLEHHSDQSEYTVN